The following is a genomic window from Crossiella equi.
CGCGTTGAGCTGCAACGGGGTCACCCCGGGCAGCGCGCGCAGGGCGGCGGCCGCGTCCAGCACGTCGGTCCAGCCGCGCGGCTGCCAGTCCTGCGGCAGCCCGGCCTGGGCGAACAGCTTCTTGTTGAAGAACAGCACGCGCCCGTCGGTGCCCTCCGGCACGCCGTAGCGCTGCCCCTGGAAGCTGCCCAGGCCCTGCACGGCCTGCGGGATCTGCGTCCAGCCGTCCCAGGCGGCCACCTTGTCCCCGCCGAACATCTCGTCCAGCGGCCGGAGCTGGCCCGCCTCGGCGAACTCGCCGACCCAGATGCCGTCCACCGAGATGAGGTCGGCACCCGCGCCGGTCTTGAGGTCCAGGGCCACCTTGGTCTTGTAGTCCTCATCGCCGGCGCCGTTGCCCTGGAACCGGACAGTGGCCTTGCGGCCCTTGGCCCGCTGGGCCTCCACGAAGCGAGGGATCACCCACTCGTCGACCCACTGGGCGCGGGCGGAGTTCTTGCCGCCGGGCACCGCGTTCATGGTGACCGTGAGGCTGAACTCCGTCGCGTCGGCGTTCCGGCTGGGCTCGGTCCGCTGCGGTACGCCGAGACAACCGGCGAGCAGACCGAGCAGAGCGACCACCACGACCGGTGTCGCCATCCGGCGCATCCGCACCTCCTTGGGCGAGCCACGCGCCGTGATCGACGCGGGGTGAAATACTGATCAGACCACCCGGGGGATGACAAGGGTCACACTTCGGGTTTTGGCCCGGAGGGTGCGCGAACACGGCACCGAGGGGGAAGGGGTAGGTTCGGTTCGTGGTGTCGCCGGATCCCGTGGACATGCGCCTGCTCGCCCTGCTGGCCGAGTCGGGGCGCGCGGCACCCGTGCACGAGATCGCCGCCCGGGCGGGCATCGACCCCCGGGAGGCCGCGTCCAGGCTGGTGTCGCTGTCGGCCAGCGGGCTGCCGCTGATCGTGGGCGTGGAGTTCGACGCGAACGGGCTGCGCGGGGCCCTGGCCGCCGCGGGCGCGTGGGCGGGCTTCCCGCCGCCGCAGACCGCCCCGCCCCAGCCGCCGCAACCGCAGCCCCAGCCGGGCTACGGCCCCGGCTACGGTCCACACGGCACGCCCAGCGGCCCGTACAACACGCCGTACGGCACGCCCTCCGGCGCCTACGGCACCCCGTCAGGCCCCTACGGCACGCCGTCCGGTCCGTACGGCACGCCGTCCGGGCCCTACCCGCCGCCGCCGCCGACGGGCCCGTACCCGCCGCCGCCCGGCTACCCGGCGGGCCCGCCGAGCGGCAGCTTCCCGGCCCAGGCCCCGCCCCCGATGCCACCCCAGGCCCCGGTCCAGCCGCCAGCCGCCCAGCCGTACGCGACCCCGGGCGCGGACCCGATGAGCACCTGGGGCCCGCCGCAGTCCGCGGCCTGGGTCCGGGGTGACCAGCCCACCGTGGTCAGCGCCCCGGCCGCCGCGACCGGCCGCACCGGCGTGGTCGGCGGCTCGATGGAGGCCGAGGGCCTGGAGGGCGAACGCCTGGTCATCCAGCTCGTCGAGGTCGTCGACCCGGCGGACTTCCTGTTCACCGCGGCCGGTTACCGCCTCCAGGAGGGCGAGCGGGCCGTGGTCGTGCACACCGAGCTGCACAACAAGGGCCCGGTGCCCTTCGCCTCGCTGCCCGACCTGTACCTGGTGCTGCTCACCGAGGACGGCCAGCCGGTGTCCAAGGCCCCGGTCGGCCTGTCCTCCCGGCCGCCGCACCGCATCGGCGTGGCCCCGGGCGAGACCGCGGGCGGCCACACCGTCTACGTGCTGCCGGAGTCCCAGCGCATCACCCGGGTGCGCTGGAGCCCGCACCCGGACGACGAGGCCCGCAGTCTCACGTGGACGGTCGAGGACTAGCCACCCGAACCGGCCAACACGACGTACGAACTCGGCCAACACGCCCGAAGGCCTCAACCCCCGTCGGCGTGTTTGCCACCCCCGTACCTCGTGTTGGCCGGTTTCGT
Proteins encoded in this region:
- a CDS encoding AsnC family protein, whose protein sequence is MVSPDPVDMRLLALLAESGRAAPVHEIAARAGIDPREAASRLVSLSASGLPLIVGVEFDANGLRGALAAAGAWAGFPPPQTAPPQPPQPQPQPGYGPGYGPHGTPSGPYNTPYGTPSGAYGTPSGPYGTPSGPYGTPSGPYPPPPPTGPYPPPPGYPAGPPSGSFPAQAPPPMPPQAPVQPPAAQPYATPGADPMSTWGPPQSAAWVRGDQPTVVSAPAAATGRTGVVGGSMEAEGLEGERLVIQLVEVVDPADFLFTAAGYRLQEGERAVVVHTELHNKGPVPFASLPDLYLVLLTEDGQPVSKAPVGLSSRPPHRIGVAPGETAGGHTVYVLPESQRITRVRWSPHPDDEARSLTWTVED